The proteins below come from a single Thermotoga sp. KOL6 genomic window:
- the phoU gene encoding phosphate signaling complex protein PhoU, with protein sequence MVDHVHFERELTLLKSDVSKMLFLVSESLNDAIECLETMNTAVAKRVLESDDMIDDLNKEIEEKAYQIIARYNPILKQLRYIITILKFSNDLERIGDLSCNIAEKCLYLSKRKIKFEMLKELKDMFGSTLKVVQDSFKTFVDEDVDSAFKLWKFDDSIDEMEKRIREIVVEKIKEDGIPAELALVYILIARDLERIGDHANNLCEEVIYIVTGKNMKDFLRGVESGNKGVDS encoded by the coding sequence ATGGTAGACCATGTTCATTTTGAAAGAGAATTGACACTTCTGAAATCCGATGTTTCAAAGATGCTCTTTTTGGTTTCTGAGTCTTTAAACGATGCGATAGAATGTCTCGAAACCATGAACACGGCAGTGGCCAAAAGAGTACTTGAGTCTGACGATATGATAGACGATTTGAACAAGGAGATAGAAGAAAAAGCATATCAGATAATAGCAAGATACAACCCTATTTTGAAGCAACTTAGGTACATCATTACCATTTTAAAGTTCTCCAACGACCTTGAAAGAATAGGCGATCTCTCTTGTAACATAGCGGAAAAGTGTTTGTACCTCTCCAAGAGGAAGATAAAGTTTGAGATGTTGAAAGAGTTGAAAGATATGTTTGGAAGTACGCTGAAAGTGGTACAGGATTCCTTCAAGACTTTTGTTGATGAAGACGTGGATTCTGCTTTCAAGCTGTGGAAGTTTGATGATTCGATAGACGAAATGGAGAAAAGGATCCGAGAGATCGTCGTCGAGAAAATCAAAGAAGATGGCATACCCGCTGAACTTGCTTTGGTTTACATTCTCATTGCCAGAGATCTAGAAAGAATAGGTGATCATGCAAACAACCTTTGTGAAGAAGTGATCTACATAGTGACAGGAAAG
- the pstB gene encoding phosphate ABC transporter ATP-binding protein PstB, translated as MESIIDIENFSAYYGDKIAVKNVTMRIFKNQITAIIGPSGCGKTTLLRSINRMNDHLPGFRVEGKIYFKGQDVYDPKLNVIEYRKRVGMVFQKPTPFPMSVYDNVAFGPRIHGVKSRHVLDRIVEEALKKAALWDEVKSELNKPGNKLSGGQQQRLCIARAIAVEPEVILLDEPTSALDPIATQRIEKLLEELSQNYTIVLVTHNIGQAIRIADYIAFMYRGELVEFGPTREIVERPKNSLTEEYLTGKIG; from the coding sequence ATGGAATCAATTATTGATATCGAAAACTTCAGTGCATATTACGGTGACAAAATAGCAGTGAAAAACGTGACAATGAGGATTTTCAAGAATCAAATAACCGCTATTATCGGTCCTTCGGGTTGTGGAAAAACCACTCTTCTAAGAAGTATCAACAGGATGAACGATCATTTACCTGGTTTCAGAGTGGAAGGTAAGATATATTTCAAGGGACAGGATGTGTACGATCCTAAGCTCAACGTGATAGAGTATAGAAAAAGAGTGGGGATGGTCTTTCAAAAACCTACACCGTTTCCGATGTCCGTATACGACAACGTAGCCTTCGGCCCTAGGATACACGGTGTGAAGAGTAGACACGTTTTGGATAGAATAGTCGAAGAAGCACTGAAAAAAGCCGCACTTTGGGATGAAGTAAAATCGGAGTTGAACAAGCCAGGGAATAAGCTTTCAGGTGGTCAACAACAGAGGCTTTGCATAGCAAGAGCCATAGCGGTAGAGCCAGAAGTCATACTTCTTGACGAACCCACTTCCGCTTTGGATCCTATTGCAACTCAAAGGATAGAGAAACTTCTTGAGGAACTCTCTCAGAACTACACGATAGTTTTAGTTACCCACAACATTGGTCAAGCCATAAGAATAGCCGATTACATTGCTTTCATGTACAGAGGTGAATTGGTGGAGTTTGGTCCCACTAGAGAAATCGTTGAAAGACCTAAGAACAGTCTCACAGAAGAGTATCTGACTGGGAAAATTGGATGA
- the pstA gene encoding phosphate ABC transporter permease PstA: MRKDAFISGIFRAISYVAFAVVLIMFMAILVDGVRFFSASFFLDYPRNGMTEGGIFPAILGSFYLMLLTFLISVPLGMFTGVFLAEYGNNPVAKWIDVSLSALSGIPSVVYGLFGLAFFCVALKFGTSMIAASLTLSLMVLPVIATSTRETLKAIPVEIREAALALGATEEEVIFKVLLPAAKKGILTAVFVGGGRALGETAPVLLTGAVFYSTQLPKNLLSPVMTLPTHIYYITAAYGESAQWMAKGTAAFLMIIVAIVYGIAFLLRRRDDGINY, encoded by the coding sequence ATGAGAAAAGACGCGTTCATCTCTGGTATTTTTCGAGCAATTAGCTATGTCGCTTTTGCTGTGGTTCTGATCATGTTCATGGCGATTCTCGTTGATGGAGTAAGGTTTTTCTCAGCCTCCTTTTTCCTAGATTACCCAAGAAACGGCATGACCGAAGGAGGGATCTTTCCTGCCATATTGGGGAGTTTTTATCTCATGCTTCTCACGTTTCTAATATCCGTTCCACTCGGAATGTTTACAGGGGTATTTCTTGCAGAGTATGGCAACAATCCAGTAGCAAAGTGGATAGATGTTTCTCTCTCGGCACTCAGTGGCATACCTTCCGTCGTATACGGTCTTTTTGGGCTCGCTTTCTTCTGCGTAGCTCTCAAATTTGGCACTTCCATGATAGCAGCTTCTCTAACGTTATCACTCATGGTCCTACCGGTTATTGCGACCTCAACTCGTGAAACGTTGAAGGCCATTCCTGTTGAAATTCGAGAAGCAGCGTTGGCCCTTGGAGCTACGGAAGAAGAGGTGATTTTCAAAGTACTATTACCCGCAGCGAAAAAGGGAATTCTCACTGCTGTGTTTGTCGGAGGTGGTAGAGCGTTAGGTGAAACTGCTCCTGTACTTCTCACCGGTGCTGTCTTCTATTCGACACAGCTTCCTAAGAACTTGCTTTCTCCGGTTATGACTCTTCCAACTCATATCTATTACATAACGGCAGCTTACGGAGAATCCGCTCAATGGATGGCGAAGGGTACAGCAGCTTTCTTGATGATAATCGTTGCTATCGTATACGGTATAGCTTTCCTTTTGAGGAGGAGAGACGATGGAATCAATTATTGA
- a CDS encoding PstC family ABC transporter permease, with protein MILVFSGSGIFALFLLMFFLMKEAWPALVEIGGELFTSVYWYPTSEPPEYGMLAMIVGTLLLTSFSSLILLPIGYLIAFFLHTYASNAEKNLIRTTVEFLAGTPSVVMGLFVLSYISPILLRFDIWSTENFLMASIGLILTALPYTVSLSLEALDSVDVSLEESALALGADKFTTTLKITTRAALSGILNAFVLTVNRVVGETMIVLMVGGGAAIIPRSLFDPVKPLTAAIASEIGEVAVDSMHYHVLFAAGVILLAISLTLTGVSRYISGRQTR; from the coding sequence GTGATACTCGTATTTTCAGGAAGTGGTATTTTCGCGTTATTTCTTCTCATGTTTTTTCTGATGAAAGAAGCTTGGCCCGCCCTCGTGGAAATTGGGGGCGAGCTTTTCACAAGTGTTTATTGGTATCCAACGTCTGAACCGCCTGAATACGGTATGCTTGCAATGATCGTGGGAACCCTTCTTCTCACGAGCTTTTCTTCACTGATTCTTCTTCCCATTGGATATCTTATAGCGTTCTTTCTACACACTTACGCTTCAAATGCAGAGAAGAACCTTATAAGGACCACTGTAGAGTTTCTTGCAGGAACTCCATCAGTTGTTATGGGTCTCTTTGTACTTTCTTACATTTCCCCAATTCTCCTTCGCTTCGACATCTGGTCAACAGAGAACTTTCTTATGGCATCTATTGGACTTATTTTAACAGCGTTGCCTTACACTGTTTCTCTTTCACTTGAAGCCCTTGATTCAGTTGATGTTTCCCTTGAGGAGAGCGCGTTGGCACTTGGTGCTGATAAATTTACCACCACTTTAAAGATCACAACCAGAGCCGCACTCTCCGGGATTCTCAACGCTTTCGTACTTACCGTGAACAGAGTCGTTGGCGAAACTATGATTGTTCTCATGGTCGGAGGGGGAGCAGCTATCATTCCGCGATCTCTGTTCGATCCTGTAAAACCTCTAACAGCTGCTATAGCGAGCGAAATCGGTGAGGTGGCAGTTGATAGTATGCATTACCACGTACTATTTGCTGCCGGTGTTATCCTGCTAGCCATCTCTCTTACTCTCACGGGTGTTTCCAGATACATATCGGGGAGGCAAACAAGATGA